The following are from one region of the Nicotiana tomentosiformis chromosome 7, ASM39032v3, whole genome shotgun sequence genome:
- the LOC138895893 gene encoding uncharacterized protein has protein sequence MKGMMRFGKKGKLSPRYTSSFHVLERVGEVAYRLALPPNLSGVHPLFHVSMLQKYYEIPSHVFDFSLVQLDKDLTYDEELVVIFDRQVRKLRLKNIASVKVQLRGQLAKEATWEIDRDM, from the coding sequence atgaagggtatgatgaggtttggaaagaagggcaaattgagtcCTCGGTATACTAGTTCTTTTCACGTGttagagagagtgggtgaggtagcctatagacttgctttgccacccaacttatcgggagttcatccactgtttcatgtttccatgcttcagaagtacTATGAGATCCCATCACATGTGTTTGATTTCAGCTTGgtgcagttggacaaggatttgacttatgatgaggagctagtggtcatttttgataggcaggttcgaaagctgaggttgaagaatattgcatcagtgaaggttcaattaAGAGGTCAACTGGCTAAGGAGGCGACGTGGGAGATCGATCGTGATATGTAG